The following coding sequences lie in one Anguilla anguilla isolate fAngAng1 chromosome 14, fAngAng1.pri, whole genome shotgun sequence genomic window:
- the ulk1b gene encoding serine/threonine-protein kinase ULK1 isoform X1, which yields METVGKFEFSRKDLVGHGAFAVVFKGRHREKHDWEVAVKCINKKNLAKSQTLLGKEIKILKELKHENIVALHDFQETASSVYLVMEYCNGGDLADCLHSKGTLSEDTIRVFLHQIAGAMRVLQAKGVIHRDLKPQNILLSHAGGRKASPSNTCIKIADFGFARYLQSNMMAATLCGSPMYMAPEVIMSQTYDAKADLWSIGTIVFQCLTGKAPFQASSPQDLRLFYEKNKNLNPNIPRETSSHLRHLLQGLLQRNPRDRMDFDEFFQHPFLELNSPVKKSALAPVPSYPSSGSASSCSSSSTSHLASPPLSVAELQQLRPKAAPSLSQDCPDFLLKDSAGGSSKDSSCDTDDFVIVPAHLPGELTSEVHDGKIVQDSLIYCGSSLLASGGLGSQLKTPPPSPPFSGSRGGASSRPMEFSGGNHGSYGQSAPIPVPTQIHNYQRMEHNLHSPRGAPPVRRCNTAGGSLCFGKTGASPPHPGGQGAGSRRLSVGGSRPLPPSPQALAVRDTQQSPSKQGLGSRLHSAPCLLEASSNCRQKIRKQHSDPLGQVRPLHPSPRLNELMHRSPLPTILGSPSKIMPPFEFPKPPSSSNLVTLLAHQGLVLAPAYDRPAPDLTGPALPPGVQPGSCFGRAGEESKGPFGRSLSAGRLSDLLLKAAFGPPLLETDRSESSTPEGSVDATAPPGGGGSEGGMVLCSGSPVHAVFTVGSPPHGSTPPQTAHARMFSVGSSGSLSSAGSLSSRQTLAGTCVDGYEGPSSPRRGFTDPAAASLEGAVTFEAPELPEETLMEQEQSETLRSLRFTLAFARCVAEIAGGKAHEAEAGHPPVAPAPAPVPSQPHSLVADQISLLSRDWSYAEQLVLYMKTVELLSSALHTAMTRIKQGTLYPSSTVKQVVRRLNDLYKSSVKSCRCLGDQLQPFFQHKQQLMDRINSITAEKLIFSHTIQMVQSAALDEMFHQGGASVQQYHKALLLMDGLSLLITDQADALSITKCKQCIERRLSALQSGPWP from the exons gAAACGGCGAGCTCTGTGTACCTGGTCATGGAG TACTGCAACGGGGGAGACCTGGCAGACTGTCTTCACT CCAAGGGCACGCTGAGCGAGGACACCATCCGCGTCTTTCTGCACCAGATCGCCGGCGCCATGCGGGTCCTGCAGGCCAAGGGGGTGATCCACCGAGACCTCAAACCACAGAACATCCTGCTGTCCCACGCAGGGGGGCGCAAGGCCAGCCCCAGCAACACCTGCATCAAGAtag CTGACTTTGGGTTCGCGCGGTACCTACAGAGCAACATGATGGCTGCTACGCTGTGCGGCTCTCCTATGTACATG GCTCCTGAAGTCATAATGTCCCAGACCTACGATGCCAAGGCGGACCTGTGGAGCATAGGAACCATTGTGTTCCAGTGTCTGACCGGGAAGGCCCCATTTCAA gccaGCAGCCCCCAGGACCTCCGGTTGTTCTATGAGAAAAACAAGAACCTGAACCCGAA CATCCCTAGAGAGACGTCCAGCCACCTGAGGCATCTTCTGCAGGGGCTTCTGCAGAGGAACCCGAGGGACCGCATGGACTTCG ATGAGTTTTTCCAGCACCCCTTCCTCGAGCTGAATTCACCCGTGAAGAAGT CGGCGCTCGCTCCCGTGCCCTCGTACCCGAGCTCAGGGTCGGccagctcctgcagcagctcctccacGTCTCACCTGGCCTCCCCTCCG CTGTCGGTTGCCGAGTTACAGCAGCTCCGCCCCAAAGCCGCGCCCTCGCTGTCGCAGGATTGCCCTGACTTCCTGCTGAAGGACTCCGCGGGCGGGAGCAGCAAGGACTCCTCCTGCGACACGGACGACTTCGTCATAGTGCCCGCCCACCTCCCGG gtgagctcaccagtgaggtgcatgatgggaagatTGTTCAGGACAGCTTGATTTACTGTGG gAGCTCTCTGCTGGCCTCTGGTGGGCTGGGGAGTCAGCTGAagaccccgcccccgtcccccccgttcAGTGGCTCCCGTGGAGG AGCCAGCAGCAGGCCCATGGAATTCTCAGGCGGTAACCATGGCAGCTATGGTCAGTCAGCACCCATTCCTGTCCCCACTCAAATCCACAACTACCAGCGCATGGAGCACAACCTGCATTCCCCCAG GGGGGCGCCACCCGTCCGCAGGTGCAACACCGCGGGGGGCTCCCTGTGTTTCGGAAAGACCGGAGCTTCACCCCCCCATCCGGGAGGCCAGGGGGCCGGTTCCCGCAGGCTGTCTGTCGGAGGctccaggcccctcccaccttccCCTCAGG CGCTGGCGGTCCGGGACACACAGCAGTCCCCCTCCAAGCAGGGCCTGGGCTCTCGgctccacagcgccccctgcctgcTGGAGGCCAGCAGCAACTGCAGGCAGAAGATACGCAAGCAGCACTCGGACCCCCTGGGGCAGGTCCGGcccctgcacccctccccccggctGAATGAGCTCATGCACAGAAGCCCCCTCCCCACTATTCTGGGGTCCCCCTCCAAG ATTATGCCCCCCTTCGAgttccccaaaccccccagcTCCTCGAACCTGGTCACTTTGCTGGCGCACCAGGGACTGGTTCTGGCTCCAGCCTACGACAGGCCGGCCCCTGACCTCACTGGGCCTGCgctgccccctggtgtccaGCCTGGGTCTTGCTTCGGCCGAGCCGGGGAGGAGAGCAAAGGGCCGTTCGGCAG GTCTCTGAGCGCCGGCCGTCTCTCTGACCTGCTCCTGAAGGCTGCCTTCGGGCCGCCGCTGCTGGAGACGGACCGGAGCGAGAGCTCCACGCCCGAGGGGTCTGTGGATGCCACAG cgccccctggtggtggtggCAGTGAAGGCGGGATGGTGCTCTGCTCAGGCAGTCCGGTCCACGCGGTCTTCACCGTAGGATCTCCGCCTCATGGAAGCACTCCGCCACAGACGGCACACGCCAGAATGTTCTCTG TTGGCTCCTCCGGCTCCCTCAGTTCGGCCGGGTCCCTCAGCAGCCGGCAGACCCTCGCAGGCACGTGCGTGGATGGCTACGAGGGTCCTTCCAGCCCTCGCCGTGGCTTCACGGACCCCGCGGCGGCCAGCCTGGAGGGAGCGGTCACCTTCGAGGCCCCCGAGCTTCCTGAGGAAACGCTGATGGAG CAGGAGCAGTCGGAGACGCTGCGTAGTCTGCGCTTCACTCTGGCCTTCGCCCGCTGCGTGGCGGAGATCGCCGGCGGCAAGGCCCACGAGGCGGAGGCCGGGCACCCCCCcgtcgcccccgcccccgcccccgtcccgtcccagcCGCACAGCCTCGTGGCCGACCAGATCAGCCTCCTCAGCCGCGACTGGAG CTATGCAGAGCAGCTGGTTTTGTACATGAAGACGGTGGAGCTGCTGTCGTCTGCGCTGCACACGGCCATGACGCGCATCAAACAGGGCACGCTCTACCCCTCCTCTACTGTCAAACAAG TGGTCAGGAGGCTGAATGACCTGTACAAGTCCAGTGTGAAGTCGTGCCGTTGCCTGGGCGACCAGCTCCAGCCCTTTTTCCAGCACAAACAGCAGCTGATGGACCGAATCAACAGCATCACTGCAGAGAAGCTTATCTTCAGCCACACCATACAGATG GTGCAGTCGGCTGCGCTGGATGAGATGTTCCACCAGGGCGGCGCCTCGGTCCAGCAGTACCACAAAGCCCTGCTCCTGATGGACGGCCTGTCGCTGCTCATCACGGACCAGGCCGACGCCCTCAGCATCACAAAGT gtaaGCAGTGTATCGAGCGCCGCCTCTCGGCTCTTCAGTCCGGACCTTGGCCCTGA
- the ulk1b gene encoding serine/threonine-protein kinase ULK1 isoform X2: METVGKFEFSRKDLVGHGAFAVVFKGRHREKHDWEVAVKCINKKNLAKSQTLLGKEIKILKELKHENIVALHDFQETASSVYLVMEYCNGGDLADCLHSKGTLSEDTIRVFLHQIAGAMRVLQAKGVIHRDLKPQNILLSHAGGRKASPSNTCIKIADFGFARYLQSNMMAATLCGSPMYMAPEVIMSQTYDAKADLWSIGTIVFQCLTGKAPFQASSPQDLRLFYEKNKNLNPNIPRETSSHLRHLLQGLLQRNPRDRMDFDEFFQHPFLELNSPVKKSALAPVPSYPSSGSASSCSSSSTSHLASPPLSVAELQQLRPKAAPSLSQDCPDFLLKDSAGGSSKDSSCDTDDFVIVPAHLPGELTSEVHDGKIVQDSLIYCGSSLLASGGLGSQLKTPPPSPPFSGSRGGSRPMEFSGGNHGSYGQSAPIPVPTQIHNYQRMEHNLHSPRGAPPVRRCNTAGGSLCFGKTGASPPHPGGQGAGSRRLSVGGSRPLPPSPQALAVRDTQQSPSKQGLGSRLHSAPCLLEASSNCRQKIRKQHSDPLGQVRPLHPSPRLNELMHRSPLPTILGSPSKIMPPFEFPKPPSSSNLVTLLAHQGLVLAPAYDRPAPDLTGPALPPGVQPGSCFGRAGEESKGPFGRSLSAGRLSDLLLKAAFGPPLLETDRSESSTPEGSVDATAPPGGGGSEGGMVLCSGSPVHAVFTVGSPPHGSTPPQTAHARMFSVGSSGSLSSAGSLSSRQTLAGTCVDGYEGPSSPRRGFTDPAAASLEGAVTFEAPELPEETLMEQEQSETLRSLRFTLAFARCVAEIAGGKAHEAEAGHPPVAPAPAPVPSQPHSLVADQISLLSRDWSYAEQLVLYMKTVELLSSALHTAMTRIKQGTLYPSSTVKQVVRRLNDLYKSSVKSCRCLGDQLQPFFQHKQQLMDRINSITAEKLIFSHTIQMVQSAALDEMFHQGGASVQQYHKALLLMDGLSLLITDQADALSITKCKQCIERRLSALQSGPWP; encoded by the exons gAAACGGCGAGCTCTGTGTACCTGGTCATGGAG TACTGCAACGGGGGAGACCTGGCAGACTGTCTTCACT CCAAGGGCACGCTGAGCGAGGACACCATCCGCGTCTTTCTGCACCAGATCGCCGGCGCCATGCGGGTCCTGCAGGCCAAGGGGGTGATCCACCGAGACCTCAAACCACAGAACATCCTGCTGTCCCACGCAGGGGGGCGCAAGGCCAGCCCCAGCAACACCTGCATCAAGAtag CTGACTTTGGGTTCGCGCGGTACCTACAGAGCAACATGATGGCTGCTACGCTGTGCGGCTCTCCTATGTACATG GCTCCTGAAGTCATAATGTCCCAGACCTACGATGCCAAGGCGGACCTGTGGAGCATAGGAACCATTGTGTTCCAGTGTCTGACCGGGAAGGCCCCATTTCAA gccaGCAGCCCCCAGGACCTCCGGTTGTTCTATGAGAAAAACAAGAACCTGAACCCGAA CATCCCTAGAGAGACGTCCAGCCACCTGAGGCATCTTCTGCAGGGGCTTCTGCAGAGGAACCCGAGGGACCGCATGGACTTCG ATGAGTTTTTCCAGCACCCCTTCCTCGAGCTGAATTCACCCGTGAAGAAGT CGGCGCTCGCTCCCGTGCCCTCGTACCCGAGCTCAGGGTCGGccagctcctgcagcagctcctccacGTCTCACCTGGCCTCCCCTCCG CTGTCGGTTGCCGAGTTACAGCAGCTCCGCCCCAAAGCCGCGCCCTCGCTGTCGCAGGATTGCCCTGACTTCCTGCTGAAGGACTCCGCGGGCGGGAGCAGCAAGGACTCCTCCTGCGACACGGACGACTTCGTCATAGTGCCCGCCCACCTCCCGG gtgagctcaccagtgaggtgcatgatgggaagatTGTTCAGGACAGCTTGATTTACTGTGG gAGCTCTCTGCTGGCCTCTGGTGGGCTGGGGAGTCAGCTGAagaccccgcccccgtcccccccgttcAGTGGCTCCCGTGGAGG CAGCAGGCCCATGGAATTCTCAGGCGGTAACCATGGCAGCTATGGTCAGTCAGCACCCATTCCTGTCCCCACTCAAATCCACAACTACCAGCGCATGGAGCACAACCTGCATTCCCCCAG GGGGGCGCCACCCGTCCGCAGGTGCAACACCGCGGGGGGCTCCCTGTGTTTCGGAAAGACCGGAGCTTCACCCCCCCATCCGGGAGGCCAGGGGGCCGGTTCCCGCAGGCTGTCTGTCGGAGGctccaggcccctcccaccttccCCTCAGG CGCTGGCGGTCCGGGACACACAGCAGTCCCCCTCCAAGCAGGGCCTGGGCTCTCGgctccacagcgccccctgcctgcTGGAGGCCAGCAGCAACTGCAGGCAGAAGATACGCAAGCAGCACTCGGACCCCCTGGGGCAGGTCCGGcccctgcacccctccccccggctGAATGAGCTCATGCACAGAAGCCCCCTCCCCACTATTCTGGGGTCCCCCTCCAAG ATTATGCCCCCCTTCGAgttccccaaaccccccagcTCCTCGAACCTGGTCACTTTGCTGGCGCACCAGGGACTGGTTCTGGCTCCAGCCTACGACAGGCCGGCCCCTGACCTCACTGGGCCTGCgctgccccctggtgtccaGCCTGGGTCTTGCTTCGGCCGAGCCGGGGAGGAGAGCAAAGGGCCGTTCGGCAG GTCTCTGAGCGCCGGCCGTCTCTCTGACCTGCTCCTGAAGGCTGCCTTCGGGCCGCCGCTGCTGGAGACGGACCGGAGCGAGAGCTCCACGCCCGAGGGGTCTGTGGATGCCACAG cgccccctggtggtggtggCAGTGAAGGCGGGATGGTGCTCTGCTCAGGCAGTCCGGTCCACGCGGTCTTCACCGTAGGATCTCCGCCTCATGGAAGCACTCCGCCACAGACGGCACACGCCAGAATGTTCTCTG TTGGCTCCTCCGGCTCCCTCAGTTCGGCCGGGTCCCTCAGCAGCCGGCAGACCCTCGCAGGCACGTGCGTGGATGGCTACGAGGGTCCTTCCAGCCCTCGCCGTGGCTTCACGGACCCCGCGGCGGCCAGCCTGGAGGGAGCGGTCACCTTCGAGGCCCCCGAGCTTCCTGAGGAAACGCTGATGGAG CAGGAGCAGTCGGAGACGCTGCGTAGTCTGCGCTTCACTCTGGCCTTCGCCCGCTGCGTGGCGGAGATCGCCGGCGGCAAGGCCCACGAGGCGGAGGCCGGGCACCCCCCcgtcgcccccgcccccgcccccgtcccgtcccagcCGCACAGCCTCGTGGCCGACCAGATCAGCCTCCTCAGCCGCGACTGGAG CTATGCAGAGCAGCTGGTTTTGTACATGAAGACGGTGGAGCTGCTGTCGTCTGCGCTGCACACGGCCATGACGCGCATCAAACAGGGCACGCTCTACCCCTCCTCTACTGTCAAACAAG TGGTCAGGAGGCTGAATGACCTGTACAAGTCCAGTGTGAAGTCGTGCCGTTGCCTGGGCGACCAGCTCCAGCCCTTTTTCCAGCACAAACAGCAGCTGATGGACCGAATCAACAGCATCACTGCAGAGAAGCTTATCTTCAGCCACACCATACAGATG GTGCAGTCGGCTGCGCTGGATGAGATGTTCCACCAGGGCGGCGCCTCGGTCCAGCAGTACCACAAAGCCCTGCTCCTGATGGACGGCCTGTCGCTGCTCATCACGGACCAGGCCGACGCCCTCAGCATCACAAAGT gtaaGCAGTGTATCGAGCGCCGCCTCTCGGCTCTTCAGTCCGGACCTTGGCCCTGA
- the ulk1b gene encoding serine/threonine-protein kinase ULK1 isoform X3 — translation METVGKFEFSRKDLVGHGAFAVVFKGRHREKHDWEVAVKCINKKNLAKSQTLLGKEIKILKELKHENIVALHDFQETASSVYLVMEYCNGGDLADCLHSKGTLSEDTIRVFLHQIAGAMRVLQAKGVIHRDLKPQNILLSHAGGRKASPSNTCIKIADFGFARYLQSNMMAATLCGSPMYMAPEVIMSQTYDAKADLWSIGTIVFQCLTGKAPFQASSPQDLRLFYEKNKNLNPNIPRETSSHLRHLLQGLLQRNPRDRMDFDEFFQHPFLELNSPVKKSALAPVPSYPSSGSASSCSSSSTSHLASPPLSVAELQQLRPKAAPSLSQDCPDFLLKDSAGGSSKDSSCDTDDFVIVPAHLPGELTSEVHDGKIVQDSLIYCGSSLLASGGLGSQLKTPPPSPPFSGSRGGRPMEFSGGNHGSYGQSAPIPVPTQIHNYQRMEHNLHSPRGAPPVRRCNTAGGSLCFGKTGASPPHPGGQGAGSRRLSVGGSRPLPPSPQALAVRDTQQSPSKQGLGSRLHSAPCLLEASSNCRQKIRKQHSDPLGQVRPLHPSPRLNELMHRSPLPTILGSPSKIMPPFEFPKPPSSSNLVTLLAHQGLVLAPAYDRPAPDLTGPALPPGVQPGSCFGRAGEESKGPFGRSLSAGRLSDLLLKAAFGPPLLETDRSESSTPEGSVDATAPPGGGGSEGGMVLCSGSPVHAVFTVGSPPHGSTPPQTAHARMFSVGSSGSLSSAGSLSSRQTLAGTCVDGYEGPSSPRRGFTDPAAASLEGAVTFEAPELPEETLMEQEQSETLRSLRFTLAFARCVAEIAGGKAHEAEAGHPPVAPAPAPVPSQPHSLVADQISLLSRDWSYAEQLVLYMKTVELLSSALHTAMTRIKQGTLYPSSTVKQVVRRLNDLYKSSVKSCRCLGDQLQPFFQHKQQLMDRINSITAEKLIFSHTIQMVQSAALDEMFHQGGASVQQYHKALLLMDGLSLLITDQADALSITKCKQCIERRLSALQSGPWP, via the exons gAAACGGCGAGCTCTGTGTACCTGGTCATGGAG TACTGCAACGGGGGAGACCTGGCAGACTGTCTTCACT CCAAGGGCACGCTGAGCGAGGACACCATCCGCGTCTTTCTGCACCAGATCGCCGGCGCCATGCGGGTCCTGCAGGCCAAGGGGGTGATCCACCGAGACCTCAAACCACAGAACATCCTGCTGTCCCACGCAGGGGGGCGCAAGGCCAGCCCCAGCAACACCTGCATCAAGAtag CTGACTTTGGGTTCGCGCGGTACCTACAGAGCAACATGATGGCTGCTACGCTGTGCGGCTCTCCTATGTACATG GCTCCTGAAGTCATAATGTCCCAGACCTACGATGCCAAGGCGGACCTGTGGAGCATAGGAACCATTGTGTTCCAGTGTCTGACCGGGAAGGCCCCATTTCAA gccaGCAGCCCCCAGGACCTCCGGTTGTTCTATGAGAAAAACAAGAACCTGAACCCGAA CATCCCTAGAGAGACGTCCAGCCACCTGAGGCATCTTCTGCAGGGGCTTCTGCAGAGGAACCCGAGGGACCGCATGGACTTCG ATGAGTTTTTCCAGCACCCCTTCCTCGAGCTGAATTCACCCGTGAAGAAGT CGGCGCTCGCTCCCGTGCCCTCGTACCCGAGCTCAGGGTCGGccagctcctgcagcagctcctccacGTCTCACCTGGCCTCCCCTCCG CTGTCGGTTGCCGAGTTACAGCAGCTCCGCCCCAAAGCCGCGCCCTCGCTGTCGCAGGATTGCCCTGACTTCCTGCTGAAGGACTCCGCGGGCGGGAGCAGCAAGGACTCCTCCTGCGACACGGACGACTTCGTCATAGTGCCCGCCCACCTCCCGG gtgagctcaccagtgaggtgcatgatgggaagatTGTTCAGGACAGCTTGATTTACTGTGG gAGCTCTCTGCTGGCCTCTGGTGGGCTGGGGAGTCAGCTGAagaccccgcccccgtcccccccgttcAGTGGCTCCCGTGGAGG CAGGCCCATGGAATTCTCAGGCGGTAACCATGGCAGCTATGGTCAGTCAGCACCCATTCCTGTCCCCACTCAAATCCACAACTACCAGCGCATGGAGCACAACCTGCATTCCCCCAG GGGGGCGCCACCCGTCCGCAGGTGCAACACCGCGGGGGGCTCCCTGTGTTTCGGAAAGACCGGAGCTTCACCCCCCCATCCGGGAGGCCAGGGGGCCGGTTCCCGCAGGCTGTCTGTCGGAGGctccaggcccctcccaccttccCCTCAGG CGCTGGCGGTCCGGGACACACAGCAGTCCCCCTCCAAGCAGGGCCTGGGCTCTCGgctccacagcgccccctgcctgcTGGAGGCCAGCAGCAACTGCAGGCAGAAGATACGCAAGCAGCACTCGGACCCCCTGGGGCAGGTCCGGcccctgcacccctccccccggctGAATGAGCTCATGCACAGAAGCCCCCTCCCCACTATTCTGGGGTCCCCCTCCAAG ATTATGCCCCCCTTCGAgttccccaaaccccccagcTCCTCGAACCTGGTCACTTTGCTGGCGCACCAGGGACTGGTTCTGGCTCCAGCCTACGACAGGCCGGCCCCTGACCTCACTGGGCCTGCgctgccccctggtgtccaGCCTGGGTCTTGCTTCGGCCGAGCCGGGGAGGAGAGCAAAGGGCCGTTCGGCAG GTCTCTGAGCGCCGGCCGTCTCTCTGACCTGCTCCTGAAGGCTGCCTTCGGGCCGCCGCTGCTGGAGACGGACCGGAGCGAGAGCTCCACGCCCGAGGGGTCTGTGGATGCCACAG cgccccctggtggtggtggCAGTGAAGGCGGGATGGTGCTCTGCTCAGGCAGTCCGGTCCACGCGGTCTTCACCGTAGGATCTCCGCCTCATGGAAGCACTCCGCCACAGACGGCACACGCCAGAATGTTCTCTG TTGGCTCCTCCGGCTCCCTCAGTTCGGCCGGGTCCCTCAGCAGCCGGCAGACCCTCGCAGGCACGTGCGTGGATGGCTACGAGGGTCCTTCCAGCCCTCGCCGTGGCTTCACGGACCCCGCGGCGGCCAGCCTGGAGGGAGCGGTCACCTTCGAGGCCCCCGAGCTTCCTGAGGAAACGCTGATGGAG CAGGAGCAGTCGGAGACGCTGCGTAGTCTGCGCTTCACTCTGGCCTTCGCCCGCTGCGTGGCGGAGATCGCCGGCGGCAAGGCCCACGAGGCGGAGGCCGGGCACCCCCCcgtcgcccccgcccccgcccccgtcccgtcccagcCGCACAGCCTCGTGGCCGACCAGATCAGCCTCCTCAGCCGCGACTGGAG CTATGCAGAGCAGCTGGTTTTGTACATGAAGACGGTGGAGCTGCTGTCGTCTGCGCTGCACACGGCCATGACGCGCATCAAACAGGGCACGCTCTACCCCTCCTCTACTGTCAAACAAG TGGTCAGGAGGCTGAATGACCTGTACAAGTCCAGTGTGAAGTCGTGCCGTTGCCTGGGCGACCAGCTCCAGCCCTTTTTCCAGCACAAACAGCAGCTGATGGACCGAATCAACAGCATCACTGCAGAGAAGCTTATCTTCAGCCACACCATACAGATG GTGCAGTCGGCTGCGCTGGATGAGATGTTCCACCAGGGCGGCGCCTCGGTCCAGCAGTACCACAAAGCCCTGCTCCTGATGGACGGCCTGTCGCTGCTCATCACGGACCAGGCCGACGCCCTCAGCATCACAAAGT gtaaGCAGTGTATCGAGCGCCGCCTCTCGGCTCTTCAGTCCGGACCTTGGCCCTGA